CTTGATCTGGTATGGGCTCCTTTGCTTCTCCTTGTAGTAGAAGCTGCTCTCACTGAGTCCCAGGTAGCGGCATGCCCTGCGGCAACTGCACAGCCCGGATTGGGAAACCTCCCGGACCGCCCGTCTCTCACCACTTTTTTGCGTTCACGTGCTCCAGCACCTTGATGTTCAGAAGTTGCTCCGCGACAATCTTCTTCAGCTCGGTGTTCTCCTTCTCTAGTTCCCGCAGACGCTTCGCGTCCGCGACCTCCATCCTGCCATATTTCCGCTTCCATCGGTAGTAGGTCTTGTCGCTGATGTTGTGGTCCTTGCAGACCTGGCGTACCGTCTTGCCGCCATCAGCCTCCCTTAGTATTCCTATGATCTGCTCTTCAGAGTGTGTCTGTTTCTGCATTGTATTCTCTTTCGTTCATACAATGTCTGACATCTTATGCACTCCAGATCTTCGGGGTCAGATCAGAAATCAGTGACTAGCCTCTATATAGAGTGCAAACTTATCGGGATTGCTCGATAGATGCGCAATCCGCATTTCTGAATCCAGAGAAGCTAAGGAGGGGCTTCCATGGCCAAATCGAGTAATTTCTACTCTTCTGAATCCTGCTTGATGAAGACTTTTTTCCAATGTGATGCTGTCATAGGCTGCCTTGTGGCCGATTAGACGTGTTAGCGTGTCTCCTCCACCGAAATAGTCCATGGTTAGCTCGAGGTTGGAAAGGTGAGTCGGCCACTCCTTCCAAATCTTTTTAACTTCTTCA
Above is a genomic segment from Rubritalea squalenifaciens DSM 18772 containing:
- a CDS encoding transposase → MQKQTHSEEQIIGILREADGGKTVRQVCKDHNISDKTYYRWKRKYGRMEVADAKRLRELEKENTELKKIVAEQLLNIKVLEHVNAKKW